The genomic stretch CAGAACTAAAGATTTGCCAATAGAGTCGGGACAGGTGGTTCAGGGCTTTGGAGCATTAATACCTCTGGCGCTTCAAGGCGGGTTTAGTGAAGAATGGACGAGTATCCGCAAAGATGGTTCTCACTTTCCCGCAGAGATATCAGTGACAGCGCTTAAGGATGACAATGATCAACCTATTGGCTTTTTGAGTATCAGAAAAGATATTAGCGATCGCAAAAAGAACGAACTGATACTGCAAAAACAAGCCTTAGTATTTGAGAATATCTCCGATGGCGTAATCATAACCGATGTCAATGGAATTATTATCGATTGGAATCAGGGAGCCGAAAAGTTATATGGTTATAGCAAAGCGGAAATAATAGGACAGTCTGTAGCAATTCTGCATGATCAGGAAGATGGCATAAAAATAGCTCGTGAGGTAATTGAGCAGACCATTGAAAACGGGGCTTGGTATGGAGAGTTGCAGATTATTCGTAAAGATGGTGTTCCTAGAATCACGGAAACTTCAACGGTACTATTACAGGACGAGATTGGACAGATCATTGCTTTGATTGGGACAAATCACGATATTAGCGATCGCAAGCAAGCAGAGATCGCTCTGCGGAACTATGCCCACGAAGTGGAAGATCTCTACAATAATGCACCCTGTGGCTATCATTCCCTAGATATAGATGGTCGATTTGTTCAAATCAACGATACAGAACTGCGATGGCTGGGATATACACGTAAAGAGGTGATTGGTAGATTATTTACTGATTTTATGACTGAATCTAGCCAGCAGATCTTCTCCCAGAGCTATCCTCAATTTATACAGAGGGGGTGGGTCAAAGACGTGGAATTTGATTTAATTCGCAAAGATGGTAGTGCTTTTCCTGTTTTGTTAAGTGCAACAGCGGTTAAGGATGCGGAGGGGAACTATCTGTATAGTCGCTCTATGCTATTTGACATTCGCGATCGCAAACAGTACGAAGCGCAACTACTACAAGCCAATAAAGAACTTCTTCGCGCCACCAAGCTCAAGGATGAGTTTCTCGCCAACATGAGCCACGAACTCCGCACACCGCTAAATTCGATCTTAGGACTATCAGAATCTCTTAAAGAACAGATTTTTGGTTCACTAAACGAAAAGCAATTAAAGGCGATCCGTACAGTGGAGTCAAGCGGAGAACACCTGCTATCGTTAATTAACGACATTCTCGATCTGTCAAAAATCTCATCAGGCATGATGAAGCTAGAACTTGCTCCATCTTCAGTCCGCTCTCTGTGTGATGCCAGTCTGGTTTTTGTCAGGCAACAAGCATTCCAAAAGAACATAACACTCAGCAGTAATATTCCGCCGAATATCCGAGATATCCATGTCGAAGAGCGTCGGATCAAGCAGGTATTAATTAATCTCCTTACTAATGCCGTCAAATTTACTCCCAGTCAAGGGGAAGTCAGTCTGCTTGTATCTGTCGGTAGTGGCGATACATGGCGAGGAAAGGCAATTATTTCCCCGCAATTAAAACTTCAAAATGCACCCATGATTGTCTTTCAGGTAGTGGATACTGGTATTGGTATTACCGCCAACAATTTGGCACAACTCTTTCAACCCTTTGTGCAGATAGATAGCAGCCTCAATCGTCAATACGAAGGCACTGGACTAGGACTCGCTCTAGTCAAGCAAATTGTGGAGTTACATGGTGGTCAAGTGATGGTTGAGAGTGAAATCGGTAAAGGCAGTGTCTTCACAGTTGCTTTGCCCTATGAGATTTCTCAGCCGATTGCGACCGAAGCTACCCCCACTTCCCCAAATGTAGAATTCCTAGAAGTTAACCCTGACGAAGCCCCGCTCATTTTGCTTGCCGAAGACAATGAAGCTAATATCGCCAACTTTACGATTTATCTCACTGCGCTCAATTACCGCTTGATTGTGGCGAAAAATGGACAGGAAGCGATCGCCCTTGCCAAATCTGAAAAGCCCGATATTATCCTCATGGATATTCAAATGCCGATCATGGACGGGCTAGAGACAACTCGCTTAATTCGTGCTGATCAGGAGATTGCAAATATTCCGATCATTGCGTTGACTGCCCTCGCCATGCAAGGCGATCGCGAAAGATGTCTAGCAGCAGGAGCTAACAACTATCTATCCAAACCAGTCAAGCTTCGACAACTTAAACTCTTAATTCAGCAAGTTTTAAATTCCGTAAAATAAAGAACTAATTTTTGGTGTTGCGGCGCAGCCGCAACACCAAAAATCGGTTTACAAAATTACACTTTTGGTAACTGGTACTGAGCAATGATCCGTTTAGCAAATTCGGGGACATGTGCTTCTAGCTTCTTGGGATAGTTGCGGCGCACATAGAGGTAGTTACGGACAAAGTGGGAATCGATAGAAAAACGCCCATATTCCAAACCTTTCGGCCCAATCTTATTCACCACAAAGCTAATGATCCAAGCGAACCAAATTGGCAAAGTTACCGCCTGATCGTATGCCGAGATACCTTGTTGCACAGCCGCACGGCGATCGCCATTAGAGATCACAGGCTGAGTCTGCAATTGATCCTTGATTAGCTCCAGCATCTCTTTGCCCGTCTCGTTACGCACCACGATCCATTGCCAGCCAAAGGTTGCGCCCATATAGCCCACAACGATGTCAGCAAGGGCATTGGTGTAGTCAAAGCAGGTCATGCAGGATGGCGCAAATACATCCTTGAGTTCCTTAGTATTTAACCCAAAAAATGGCACTAACTCCGTCGAACCGTCGGAATGCTTGAAATGCACATTAAAGTCCTGCATGAATTCATAATGCACTACGGTTTCAGGCGATCGGCTAGTGGTATCGAGAAATTTCTGTAACCCTTCTCGCGTGACGTTATCGGTGCAGGGTGTCCCTAATACATAGAGCTTTTCTAAGCCCAGTTCTTTCTCAACAGTTCTTAGGGCTTGGATTTGGCAGCCGACACCGATCGCTAAAAGCCTCTTGATCCCCGACTGCTCGATCTGCTCTAGCACCGAGAGATTGGGCGAAAGCGTCGGTTTATTGACTCGCGCCGCCAAAATTTCTTCACGGGTACGGGCAATGACAGGCTGGGGCTTAAAGCGATCGCTAGCACTAGACTGCACACAGACCACGCCTTCGACTAGCCCTTTTTCGAGCATCTCGATCGCTAAAGTAGACACAATGCCTGTCCATTGCGCCCCTTCGATCGGTTCAGTCTTGCGGGCGGCGATCATTTCTTGATGCACACCGAAATAAAGCTCTTTTTCGTTATCGAGATCACGCGATCGCCCGTGGGATTGTGTCTCTAGTTCATCAATATGCTGAGTGATAAACGCGCAAGCCTCTTTGACGTAATGAATGTAATAGGTATCACAGAGACCACATTCACTGCATAGTTCTTTGGCAGGGCGACGCTGGACATCTGCGAGACCCTTTGCCTTGCGATGGGATGGGACAACCGACATTTTGCTATTTCTGACTATATGGATCTAAGGTAGATCATATCAGTCAAGAGATTGGAGTCGCATCTTATAGCGCTTTTCAAGCAAACGAGGTTGTGTCACCGCCTTCGGCGGTGACACAACCCTAGATATATTAAAGAGGTATGGTGATAGAGATACTTGTGCCTAAATTTTCTTGACTTTGAATGTCGATGTTACCCCCGTAAAACTCCACTAAAGTTTTCGCCAAAATCAGACCGAGCCCTATTCCCTGTTGCTCGTAAAAGCGACGTTCAAACTGGATATATGCGCCAATATTGGCAATATGTTCTTTATTCATCCCCCGTCCATGATCTTGAATCTTCAAAATCAAGTCTGTATTGCTGATATGACTACTGATGCAAACCTTAGTGCCTTTGCAGGAGTATTTGAAAGAATTATCGATGAGTTCTTCGGCTATTTTAACTAAATCCTCACAGGAAATTGCTAAATCAGCCTCTGCAATATTCAGTTCTAGGTCATCTGTACGTTCATATTCCCTTGCTTTGCGATCGCTAATACTACTGATCACAACAAAGCTATTGCAGGGATAGGTAGGAGTGCATTTTTGTAAGCCTTGCGATCGCAATAGTAATAGCTTGCTATAGAGCAAATAGTTTTGGATGAGACGATAGAGTCGCTCTGCCGAACGATGAATGCCGTTAGCATACTCATAAATTTCGCTAGGCGTAAATTCTTCACTTTGCATCATCATTAGTTCAGATAATCCCAGAATCCCCGAAAGTGGAGTCTGCAATTCATGGGGCAAAGATAGAGTAATGCTGCTGCGCAAAGCATCCATTTTTTCTTCAATACGTTGTTCGATCGCTTTTTGCTTTCCTAAACGCACTGTAATCGCTGCAAGTAATTCATCTTTTGTACAGGGCTTTTCTAGATAATCATCAGCGCCTAGAGACATCCCCATCCGATTACTGCGCCGATCCATCATTGAAGTTAAAAACAAGAAAGGAACTGTACTTAGTTCCTTATCTTGGCGCACCTGTTCTAACACCTCATACCCGTTAAGTATTGGCATCATTACATCACAGAGAATCAAATCAGGTTGTCTGTGACTTGCTAAATACACGCCTTTTTCCCCATTTTCGGCAGTGATTACTTCAAATCCTTCTACTAAGAGCAGATCTTCAAGAGAATCTCGAATTAAGTCTTCATCTTCGATGACTAATATTCGTGTCATAGATTTTATATATTCTTTGTATCTATGTTACCCAGAGAGGCGTGTTCTTCGTACAACCATACACAACTTTAAATCCTCACGATTTAATTGGGATAGGACGATGAAAGTACGCCTCACCCAAAATCGAGATAACGGTTCAGCAAAATAGTGAATACTGACCCCTTGGGATGATTATTTGCTACAGAAATTTCTCCTTGGTGGGCTTCGATGGTCATTTTGCAGAAAGAAAGTCCCAAGCCAATTTGTGATACCCCTGTCACGATATTGCCTACCTCATATTTCTCAAAAATTACTTGTTTTTGCTCTGGGCTAATCCCAATACCACTATCAATTACTTGAAATTTAACTAAGTCTTGGCGATCGGGATTTTTGGGTAAACATTCTATTTTAAGAATAATAGAACTTTGCTGAGGAGAAAACTTAACGGCATTGTCAATTAAATTATCAATAACACGACGAATTAGGTTTTTGTCACCAGAAATATAGACTGGTTCTGTCGGAAATTCTCCTAAAACTTGGATGTGTTTATTGGATGTTAGGGGTTCAATATCGTCAATAGCAGATTTTGCCATTGCAACTAGATCGATTTTGGTGAGATTGAGGACGAGTTTCTTGGCTTCGATTCTACCGATTGTCAAAATATCGTCGATGAGTAGACGCATTTGCTCAATGGTTTTGCCAATCTGGTCGATCCTTTTTTTGGCGCGATCGGACATGTCTACAGCTCTAAGTGAGTCACAGCCGAGCATGATCCCAATTAAAGGATTACGCAGATCATGGACGATGGTTTGCATCATTTCCTCACGCAAACGCATGGTGTCTTGGATGCGATCGTATTGAGACTTGATTCGCAACATCGATCGCACACGGGCGCGGAGTTCGGTACTGTTTATTGGCTTGCTGACAAAATCATCGGCTCCAGCATCTAGACAACGGGCGAGATCTTCCTTATCCGATAGAGCTGTCACAATAATGATCGGAATATGATGCCATTGGGGGTCATTTTTTAAATGTTGACATACTTCAATACCATCCATGTCTGGCATCATGACATCTAATAAAATGATGTCAGGTTTAATTTCTCCTAGATCTGCGATCGCTGCTGCACCGTTATCTTTATAGTGAAGTTCAAAACCCTCTTTGAACAGCAAAATTTCAATTACATCAAAATTTGCTGGTTCATCATCTATAACTAAAACTACTTGTTGATTGCCCATATTGCTTACATTTAAGTTAGGGAGGTGAAGCGTCCCTAAACTTCTAGAGATTAACCGATGATTGCGGTTTCCCCATTGTCTACGATAACTTGAAAACGGCTAAATCTACATTTGATTTAATGAGTGATGTGTATATTATCTATGTCAATGAGTCAAAGGCAATATCAATATACTTACAGCAATATGTGACCAAAAGAATCAGAATATTTTAGTGAAGATCGCCACTTTTTAATACTCTTAACAAAAGTATTACTTCTAGTTTGGTAATGCTAAATAGGTAAGGAAGGGCGGCGCGAAGCGCCGCCCTTCCTTACCTCAATATTTTTTAGTACAAATTGCTGTAATTTTTAGAAGGGAGAATACAGTAGATAAAGTAGCTCCCTAACTTCTAGAAATTAGTTGACTGCTTTTATTCTTACAGATTTTCATTTACCATGACTTGAGATATTTCGCGGAAACAGATCATGACCTTAGATGTCAAAACTCTAGCAGCGATCGAT from Pseudanabaena sp. Chao 1811 encodes the following:
- a CDS encoding hybrid sensor histidine kinase/response regulator, giving the protein MGNQQVVLVIDDEPANFDVIEILLFKEGFELHYKDNGAAAIADLGEIKPDIILLDVMMPDMDGIEVCQHLKNDPQWHHIPIIIVTALSDKEDLARCLDAGADDFVSKPINSTELRARVRSMLRIKSQYDRIQDTMRLREEMMQTIVHDLRNPLIGIMLGCDSLRAVDMSDRAKKRIDQIGKTIEQMRLLIDDILTIGRIEAKKLVLNLTKIDLVAMAKSAIDDIEPLTSNKHIQVLGEFPTEPVYISGDKNLIRRVIDNLIDNAVKFSPQQSSIILKIECLPKNPDRQDLVKFQVIDSGIGISPEQKQVIFEKYEVGNIVTGVSQIGLGLSFCKMTIEAHQGEISVANNHPKGSVFTILLNRYLDFG
- a CDS encoding Coenzyme F420 hydrogenase/dehydrogenase, beta subunit C-terminal domain, whose protein sequence is MSVVPSHRKAKGLADVQRRPAKELCSECGLCDTYYIHYVKEACAFITQHIDELETQSHGRSRDLDNEKELYFGVHQEMIAARKTEPIEGAQWTGIVSTLAIEMLEKGLVEGVVCVQSSASDRFKPQPVIARTREEILAARVNKPTLSPNLSVLEQIEQSGIKRLLAIGVGCQIQALRTVEKELGLEKLYVLGTPCTDNVTREGLQKFLDTTSRSPETVVHYEFMQDFNVHFKHSDGSTELVPFFGLNTKELKDVFAPSCMTCFDYTNALADIVVGYMGATFGWQWIVVRNETGKEMLELIKDQLQTQPVISNGDRRAAVQQGISAYDQAVTLPIWFAWIISFVVNKIGPKGLEYGRFSIDSHFVRNYLYVRRNYPKKLEAHVPEFAKRIIAQYQLPKV
- a CDS encoding PAS domain S-box protein, which gives rise to MSYAHLSSTNNPLPSTIAVLIVDDSESDRGSFGRYLQSDRDSSYNFLEAETLEEGLELWRSQKPDIALIDLNLPDGDGLEFLEAINEVSRSERIPVIMLTGQGDEKKAVQSMKLGASDYLVKGDVSAKLLSSTVNRVLRETALNRQLWRSQQQQTVIAEIALRIRESLDLVEISNAIVKEVRQFINADRAAIYQFKPDMSGAIVAEDIIAPWQPCLNIQIEDTCFRDNLGGAYRDGKFFVANDIYQANLTDCHVQLLERFQVRANLVVPILLPNAEQSILWGLLIVHQCSTARIWQDSDILLLQQLSVQLAIGIQQALTYQQVQTELAERKRAEALLLIKQAEIEERNVLLEKTSADLECTIEELRVSAEDLIYQQRQLEYEQLRYQNLFNFAPDGYLVTDSVGKIVEANQVILDLLGVTREYIVENFLASFVVAHDREIFFNRLSYLLSHDNSVETWEITLTTYQKESFPAEIILTKNINPATKQIQLLWIIRNISDRKRAEQELLELNQSLEAKVIERTQELWQVNKLQRAILDGTDYAIISTDLNGIIQTFNTGAEKMLGYSMGEVVGKVTPEIFYDPQELLARTKDLPIESGQVVQGFGALIPLALQGGFSEEWTSIRKDGSHFPAEISVTALKDDNDQPIGFLSIRKDISDRKKNELILQKQALVFENISDGVIITDVNGIIIDWNQGAEKLYGYSKAEIIGQSVAILHDQEDGIKIAREVIEQTIENGAWYGELQIIRKDGVPRITETSTVLLQDEIGQIIALIGTNHDISDRKQAEIALRNYAHEVEDLYNNAPCGYHSLDIDGRFVQINDTELRWLGYTRKEVIGRLFTDFMTESSQQIFSQSYPQFIQRGWVKDVEFDLIRKDGSAFPVLLSATAVKDAEGNYLYSRSMLFDIRDRKQYEAQLLQANKELLRATKLKDEFLANMSHELRTPLNSILGLSESLKEQIFGSLNEKQLKAIRTVESSGEHLLSLINDILDLSKISSGMMKLELAPSSVRSLCDASLVFVRQQAFQKNITLSSNIPPNIRDIHVEERRIKQVLINLLTNAVKFTPSQGEVSLLVSVGSGDTWRGKAIISPQLKLQNAPMIVFQVVDTGIGITANNLAQLFQPFVQIDSSLNRQYEGTGLGLALVKQIVELHGGQVMVESEIGKGSVFTVALPYEISQPIATEATPTSPNVEFLEVNPDEAPLILLAEDNEANIANFTIYLTALNYRLIVAKNGQEAIALAKSEKPDIILMDIQMPIMDGLETTRLIRADQEIANIPIIALTALAMQGDRERCLAAGANNYLSKPVKLRQLKLLIQQVLNSVK
- a CDS encoding hybrid sensor histidine kinase/response regulator, yielding MTRILVIEDEDLIRDSLEDLLLVEGFEVITAENGEKGVYLASHRQPDLILCDVMMPILNGYEVLEQVRQDKELSTVPFLFLTSMMDRRSNRMGMSLGADDYLEKPCTKDELLAAITVRLGKQKAIEQRIEEKMDALRSSITLSLPHELQTPLSGILGLSELMMMQSEEFTPSEIYEYANGIHRSAERLYRLIQNYLLYSKLLLLRSQGLQKCTPTYPCNSFVVISSISDRKAREYERTDDLELNIAEADLAISCEDLVKIAEELIDNSFKYSCKGTKVCISSHISNTDLILKIQDHGRGMNKEHIANIGAYIQFERRFYEQQGIGLGLILAKTLVEFYGGNIDIQSQENLGTSISITIPL